DNA sequence from the Juglans microcarpa x Juglans regia isolate MS1-56 chromosome 5S, Jm3101_v1.0, whole genome shotgun sequence genome:
GCTGAGCAGTCATTGAATGACTGGACATGgattcaataataaataatcttttcgtcGCAattaaatagtcacaaaagttcctttttcttttagtgTATAGTCCGAAATAATGCGCACGTCTTTGATCCGCTCAGAAAATCGACGTAGATACGAAGCTCTGAGAAGAGACATTAATTCTAAAAGCTTCAAGTACAAGTGATTGAAGTCGAGGACAACCATCGAGAATGGCTTGCAGGCCATCATAAGAAAGATCAAACCCGAAATGGCAATTGCCAATGGATCACACGTCTCAAAAGCATTTTCATTAGGAGGGACAAAAGAAGACAGGCAGAGTGATGTCAGATGAGGGCAATGGCGGCCCAACCCATCAATATGCCGATGTGAAATACAGCCACCAACTTCAAGCTCCTCTAATAATGGAAAACTTGCGACCGCTTCAGCCAAAGACTTGTCTGAAAACAAAAGGATATTTAAAAGTACCGTCTGAGCCCCCTTGAACTgttcaaattccataaaaatgACGTCAACAATATCAgcatgcatatgtatatgtgtgtgtgtatatatatatatatatatagttcgaaAAACACATCCAATTAAGATCCAATTTTCCAACCGTATGATCGAGAAATATTCATGTTAGTGTATATTTATTGTTTGGACGATGCTACGTCCACCGAGAGGGTACCGACAAGTGTTAAAACagttttttaaagcatttttttgtgtatttttatacCCACATACACCGCTATTAGAAAGCTTTCGacatctatattaaaaaaataaatggaattttaatttttttaaattagaataaGTTTTACTATAAATGGTATGTTAACACACCGACTAATTATGTATAGCAAAATTATTAAATCGAACTATTTAACTCTAAACCCGgcaatatatattagaatttgaagtAGTTCATGATCTCGTTCGTGGCGAATCAACTTAGAAATACATAGAAGttggttttattaaaatttataatatagtcCCAATTAATCTTAtgctaaattaattaaagttgtCTTAATTAAAAACTTCAAATCTTGGCcgtaaaaatttaattttgatgtcaagagattttatattaaaaaaaaacttatggacttttctattcttctttaggtcttcttcaaacattttctaatattttcttttatttcttattagagaaagtctactttgtCTCTCTAACTTGACACCTCCATTTGACCgctagtcaattttttttttttttttacttagtgattaaggaagtgattttaagtatattggtgtattttttttattatttttaaatatatatttaaatatgttaaaaaaatataaaaaaaaaaaaaaaatttttacgctgggcataccgcccagcggtcaaaatggggcggcatagtagccgcccccttcttattatatatgtttcttCTAACATTTTCGCTTCTAGACTTCtagttaattttaaaaagagtggTGGTTTAttattactcattttaaaaatctGTAGATATGAAAAGTGACTCAAGAGAGTAGCGATTTTGTGAAAAGTGCCTCATGTCTAATTCTGTTCTAAGAATTCAAACGTTTTATCGGATTTTTAGTAGTGTCTCAAAAGAGATgcatatgagaattttgtgaatagtagtgaaatgattcgagttaaaatattttatcgaATTTttaaaaaggagagaaaaaaaagttaaataaaaatattataaaattaaaatattgttagaagaattttttttttatttatattttgaaatttgaaaaagtagtattgtttttggtattttattcaaaagtttgaaaaatttttaattattagataataattagataaaaaatttaaaaattaaaaattgaaaagtatttgtattgaGAActtatgtttgagaatgaaattatgaaaaagtttaaaatgagataagatgatatatgTTCCCAAACAAGAGCTTGTAAAACTCAAAGAAAAGTGGCCGTAGGCTAGCTGCATGGTACTGCATGCATTCCCGAATCCCGACCATTAATTCAGCTTCCATATTCCGAGACCTTTATTGGTTGAATTTTAtctagaaaaaataagagtgaaTCAAATGGTTATGGATCATAGAACCACGTTAATATAGTGAGCTCAAAGTGGAGTACTGAGAACATTATATTGAAATTAAGCATAATTAATTAGTAGCCTAAGCCAATAGATAAAAGCAGCACATAACTCGCCGATCAAAGCACCTATTCAATCAGATACAAAACCAAGATCAAAGTCGTAACGCGGTCTATAATCATCAATATCATAATATCCACGATCTTCCAGCATTCTCTCAAATTCTCGGTCGCTGAAACAATGAAACTGCAAGTCTCTGATCTGTTCAGAACAACACCTCTCAAAATCCCCTTTCATAGTGACATAACGACAATGCCGAAGTTCCAGTGATTGAAGGCGAGGACAACCTTTAAGAATGACCTGCACACCCTCATTAGTCAGGTTATTCCCATCAAGCTGCAGACTGACTAACCCAGGCATGTTCTTTGCAATAGCAACTGCCCAAAGATCACACTCATTGAAAGGATCTCCCCAGCAAACCTCCCTTCTCAGTTTGAGTGATTTCAAATGGGGACAACTGCGGCCCACAGCTTCCAGAAATTTTTCAGTGATCCCAAAGCAGTATGAAATTTCAAGCTCCTCCAACAATGGAATACTTGCAGCAATCTCACTCAATCCCTTATCTGAGATACTAAAGTTCCAGAATACAGCTCCAAGGTATCTGAGCTCCCTTGAACTGTTAAAGATGCcataaaaagtcaaaataaatgAGCAACTTAATCACCACATagaatgcatatatatatgcatgtcatGATTGGGacctatatatatttcaaggaGGATTTAGGTGCAATTGCTGCCTATTTTAGAGTACTATGCAGAAAAACAGATGTTccaagaattaattaaataaagccCAATGTGTGGTAGGGATCGAGCACTGTCCACTACTCCAAATCTTGAACGCTAATTTCATCCCCAACGCATAAAGCTTCCCACAAGCAAGCACGCACTTGAAGCCATCAAcacaagcatgcatgcagttgtGATCACTTGTACATATATGGATTAATTACTGAGAACAAAAGCCATCAACATCACTACAAATACAATTCAAAACCCTGAGTTTTcaaatcaaatccaaaaaacaatATTAGAAACTAACATACTTAatgaaacagataaaaaaaaatattaataccgcTCAGTAATGTACTTGAGGAGATTCTCGTCACAAAAGCAGCCGACTTCGATCCCCACCAATTGGCCACGACTGAGATAGACGGCGTGACGACAGATATTCCGACAGAGGTCGTAGGCCGGCAAGTACTTGATCCATAAGTCCACGTGGCAGTGCCGGCCCATGTTGAGGGTGCGCCACATGGAGGCGTCCTTGCAGACGTTACGCCAGTGCAAGCACACCATTTGCGCGCTGGTCAGGATCTCTACGACGTCGAGTCTTCGGAGTATCGACGACGTCACATCAAGGGGAAGATCCAGCCAATTCCTGTAGTCCTGGTCGGAGGgttgaggaggaagaggaggaggagagtcCATTGTTGAGAGGTTTTGATTTCTGGAAAAGTTGGTGGGGTACATTTACCCGAAGCGATGTATAAGGTGAGGGAGTAGTGCTGCTAACTTAAATAGAAAGGAAGTTCCTTCTGAAAGAGAAATATGGAAATTAACGAAAAATCAAAACCACCATTGACGATTAAGTTTCTTTCTTCCATCATTTTAAATATCATGTGTTCGTTTGATTTAGTTCCACTTCCAAAAATAAAGTTGTATCGGTACTAAATTAATAACCAATAAAGCAATCAACGACGACGACGCTTGGGGATATACAGCAATATGCATGATGCTTTCGCGACTCAACGAATCAAAttacatgcatgcagcatgttTTGCGATAATTAAGGAGGCTGCAGCGCCTTTactccttaattaattaaatcgaATTATTAACCGGCCGGTAATATATATTGGAATGTGAAGAAGTTCATCTCGTTCGTCGCGAATCAAATTAAATGACGCTGTTTATTATAAAACAATCACAAGCTATCACTGCTGCATGGCAATCTCTAATTCCTATATTTTTGTCATCAAcgctattttttatatttaatttgttcATCCCTATATTCACATTTGTTGATGTCTGATCATATAAATGGACTAcaaatgacaaaataaaaaaatgaaacttttccTGCTTCTAATTTTATAGCTATATATCATGATAATTAGCAGGCAGTAGTACTACTCATGAAATATGGAATAGCTAAAGTCATTCAAAAGCGTGCATGCTGGCGGCACATAATATATTGGAGATTTGGTAAATACTTACCTATGATCATTGATTAGTCTTAAAACATCTTTGTAACATTATCCCACCACATGCTTGAGAAGATCAAATTACAACATTTCAATTGCAGTATGATATTTTTTGAagtataaactatatattatcttttcaattatttaaagacgaaataattaattaaatctgttcttttttttttgttgctatttttctttaattgtttaCTTTTCATTAACTTTTTGGCTTATTCTAgcataattaatttctttttttacttatgattt
Encoded proteins:
- the LOC121267067 gene encoding putative F-box/LRR-repeat protein 9 produces the protein MDSPPPLPPQPSDQDYRNWLDLPLDVTSSILRRLDVVEILTSAQMVCLHWRNVCKDASMWRTLNMGRHCHVDLWIKYLPAYDLCRNICRHAVYLSRGQLVGIEVGCFCDENLLKYITERSRELRYLGAVFWNFSISDKGLSEIAASIPLLEELEISYCFGITEKFLEAVGRSCPHLKSLKLRREVCWGDPFNECDLWAVAIAKNMPGLVSLQLDGNNLTNEGVQVILKGCPRLQSLELRHCRYVTMKGDFERCCSEQIRDLQFHCFSDREFERMLEDRGYYDIDDYRPRYDFDLGFVSD